The following proteins come from a genomic window of Mammaliicoccus sp. Marseille-Q6498:
- a CDS encoding VOC family protein, whose amino-acid sequence MRVIATSIFVEDQDKAKQFYTDVLGFEVKHDLPMGEFRWLALVDNSSDNQVEVILEPNNHKVAKDYQKGLYEAGIPVTMFGTDDLNKEVDELKDKGVKFQTEPVDMDGFKFAIFDDSCGNLIQLLQQN is encoded by the coding sequence ATGAGAGTGATTGCAACGAGTATTTTTGTTGAAGATCAAGACAAAGCGAAACAATTCTATACTGACGTGTTAGGTTTTGAAGTGAAGCATGATTTACCGATGGGCGAGTTTAGATGGTTAGCACTTGTAGATAACAGTTCAGATAATCAAGTGGAAGTTATATTAGAGCCGAATAATCATAAAGTGGCTAAAGATTATCAAAAAGGATTATATGAAGCGGGTATTCCGGTTACGATGTTTGGCACGGACGATTTAAATAAAGAAGTGGATGAGTTGAAAGATAAAGGTGTTAAGTTTCAAACAGAACCTGTTGATATGGATGGGTTTAAATTTGCGATTTTTGATGATTCATGTGGCAATTTAATTCAATTATTGCAGCAAAACTAG
- a CDS encoding toprim domain-containing protein — MSMIKKVIIVEGISDKKRVKEVLNDHVHIICTHGTMGVEKMDELLDEIYGKQVYVLVDQDKEGKRIRKWFKKYASESQHIYIDSTFSEVARCPRQYLANVLNYHGFTVNNDFVLKGKYRYHETHRKIDRYIQAF, encoded by the coding sequence ATGTCGATGATTAAAAAAGTAATAATCGTAGAAGGTATTTCAGATAAGAAACGAGTGAAAGAGGTATTAAATGATCACGTTCATATAATATGCACGCATGGAACGATGGGTGTGGAAAAAATGGATGAACTTTTAGATGAGATTTACGGTAAGCAAGTTTATGTATTAGTCGATCAAGATAAAGAAGGCAAACGCATAAGAAAATGGTTTAAAAAATATGCAAGTGAAAGTCAGCATATTTATATAGATTCGACTTTTTCAGAAGTAGCACGCTGCCCAAGACAATATTTAGCCAATGTGTTAAACTATCATGGATTTACAGTTAACAACGATTTTGTATTGAAAGGGAAGTATCGTTATCATGAAACACACAGAAAAATTGACCGATATATACAAGCATTTTGA
- a CDS encoding short chain dehydrogenase: MKIILIGANGTIGTAVAKEFEQNGHEVVKVGRNSGDYQMDMSNVEDIKSMFEQIKDIDAVVSTAGAANFDDLSELTPESNEVAVSSKLLGQINLVLIGQHYINDGGSFTLTTGVIMDDPIKGGVSSAMAGGGIQAFVKSAAYELKRDLRINNVSPNVIEEALEDYGDFFKGFNAVPANKAAKAYLKSVEGIQSGQTYRIY; the protein is encoded by the coding sequence TTGAAAATTATATTAATCGGTGCAAATGGAACGATTGGAACTGCAGTTGCAAAAGAATTTGAACAAAATGGTCATGAAGTTGTAAAAGTAGGTCGTAATTCTGGCGACTATCAAATGGATATGTCGAACGTTGAAGATATTAAATCCATGTTTGAGCAAATCAAAGATATCGATGCAGTAGTCTCTACAGCAGGTGCGGCAAATTTTGATGATTTATCTGAATTAACACCCGAATCAAATGAAGTTGCAGTGTCTAGTAAGCTGTTAGGTCAAATTAATTTAGTGCTTATTGGTCAACATTACATTAATGATGGTGGAAGTTTTACTTTAACAACCGGTGTCATTATGGACGATCCAATTAAAGGTGGCGTTTCATCTGCAATGGCAGGCGGAGGCATACAAGCTTTTGTTAAATCTGCAGCTTATGAATTGAAACGTGATCTAAGAATTAACAATGTTAGTCCAAACGTAATAGAAGAAGCGTTAGAAGACTACGGAGATTTCTTTAAAGGATTCAACGCTGTGCCAGCTAACAAAGCAGCAAAAGCATATTTGAAAAGTGTAGAAGGTATTCAATCAGGTCAGACATATAGAATATATTAA
- a CDS encoding SUF system NifU family Fe-S cluster assembly protein, with protein sequence MSFNNLDQLYRSVIMDHYKNPRNKGIIEDGSLTIDMNNPTCGDRIRLTLDVEDNVIKDAKFDGEGCSISMSSASMMTEAVKGHTIEEALEMSKEFSNMMLGESYEIAEDMGDIEALSGVSKFPARIKCATLAWKAFEKGTKEENNT encoded by the coding sequence ATGAGTTTTAATAATTTAGATCAACTATATCGTTCTGTGATTATGGATCATTATAAGAACCCAAGAAATAAAGGTATAATAGAAGATGGTTCTTTAACAATAGATATGAATAACCCTACATGTGGGGACCGCATCCGCTTAACATTAGATGTTGAAGATAATGTTATTAAAGATGCTAAGTTTGACGGAGAAGGATGTTCCATTTCAATGTCTAGTGCATCTATGATGACTGAAGCAGTTAAAGGTCATACAATCGAAGAAGCATTAGAAATGAGTAAGGAATTCTCTAACATGATGCTTGGGGAATCATACGAAATCGCAGAGGATATGGGTGATATCGAGGCTTTATCTGGTGTATCTAAATTCCCAGCACGTATTAAATGCGCTACTTTAGCGTGGAAAGCTTTTGAAAAAGGAACAAAAGAAGAAAATAACACGTAA
- the sufC gene encoding Fe-S cluster assembly ATPase SufC encodes MASKLEIKGLHVEIEGKEILKGVDLTIKQGEIHAIMGPNGTGKSTLSSAIMGHPKYEVTQGEILLDGENVLEMEVDERAQAGLFLAMQYPSEISGVTNADFLRSAVNAKREEGDEINLMQFIKKLDKEMDLLEMDQDMAQRYLNEGFSGGEKKRNEILQLMMLEPKFGILDEIDSGLDIDALKVVSKGINKMRGEDFGCLIITHYQRLLDYITPDFVHVMMQGRVVKSGGEELAKRLENEGYEWIKEELNIEDETISAE; translated from the coding sequence ATGGCATCAAAATTAGAAATCAAAGGTTTACACGTAGAAATAGAAGGCAAAGAAATTCTTAAAGGCGTAGACTTAACAATAAAACAAGGTGAAATTCATGCAATCATGGGACCAAATGGTACAGGTAAATCAACTTTATCTTCTGCTATTATGGGACACCCTAAATATGAAGTTACACAAGGTGAAATTCTTTTAGATGGTGAAAATGTTTTAGAAATGGAAGTTGACGAACGTGCTCAAGCAGGTTTATTCCTAGCTATGCAATACCCATCAGAAATTTCTGGTGTAACAAATGCTGACTTCTTACGTTCTGCAGTTAATGCTAAACGTGAAGAAGGCGACGAAATTAACTTGATGCAATTCATTAAGAAATTAGATAAAGAAATGGATTTATTAGAAATGGATCAAGACATGGCTCAAAGATACCTTAACGAAGGTTTCTCTGGCGGTGAAAAGAAACGTAACGAAATTCTTCAATTAATGATGTTAGAACCTAAGTTTGGTATTTTAGATGAAATTGACTCAGGTTTAGATATCGACGCATTAAAAGTTGTATCTAAAGGTATCAACAAAATGCGCGGTGAAGATTTTGGTTGCTTAATCATCACTCACTATCAAAGACTATTAGATTATATTACACCAGATTTCGTACACGTAATGATGCAAGGTCGCGTAGTTAAATCAGGTGGCGAAGAATTAGCGAAACGTCTTGAAAATGAAGGTTATGAATGGATTAAAGAAGAACTTAATATTGAAGACGAAACAATTAGCGCTGAATAA
- the gcvH gene encoding glycine cleavage system protein GcvH: protein MTVPSELKYSKEHEWVKLEGDVATIGITDFAQSELGDIVFVELPEEGDELTSGDSFGSVESVKTVSELYAPLSGKVVEVNEELEDSPEFVNESSYDKAWMVKVELSDKSQLDDLLNADAYSEMIGE from the coding sequence TTGACAGTGCCTAGTGAGTTAAAATATTCTAAAGAACATGAATGGGTAAAATTAGAAGGCGATGTTGCAACAATCGGTATTACTGATTTTGCTCAATCTGAATTAGGGGACATTGTGTTTGTTGAGTTACCAGAAGAAGGTGACGAATTGACTAGTGGAGATTCATTCGGTAGTGTAGAATCTGTTAAAACAGTTTCTGAACTGTATGCACCACTTTCTGGTAAAGTCGTAGAAGTAAACGAAGAACTAGAAGATAGTCCTGAATTTGTAAATGAATCTTCATATGATAAAGCTTGGATGGTCAAAGTTGAATTGTCTGACAAATCTCAATTAGATGACTTATTAAATGCTGATGCATATAGCGAAATGATAGGTGAATAG
- a CDS encoding MetQ/NlpA family ABC transporter substrate-binding protein, with product MKKVFGLLFISILAVVLVACGGGSGDKEKNKTIKIGASPAPHAEILEKAKPILKKEGYDLEIKTINDYTTPNKLLDKGELDANFFQHTPYLKTESKDKGYKIESAGNVHLEPMGVYSKKYKKLTDLPKGATVYVSNNPAEEGRFLSFFEKAGLIKIKDGVNPVDAKFDDITENKKDIKFNNKQSAEFLPKSYQANEGDATIINSNFAIEQGLNPMKDSIAVEGKDSPYANLIAVQKGHKDDEKIKALMKVLQSKEIKDFINKKYDGAVISAK from the coding sequence ATGAAAAAAGTTTTTGGATTATTATTCATTTCGATTTTAGCAGTAGTTTTAGTTGCTTGTGGTGGAGGTAGTGGCGATAAAGAAAAAAATAAAACAATTAAAATCGGTGCATCACCAGCGCCACATGCTGAAATTTTAGAAAAAGCTAAACCGATTCTTAAAAAAGAAGGTTATGATTTAGAAATTAAAACAATCAATGATTACACAACACCTAACAAATTGTTAGATAAAGGTGAACTTGATGCTAACTTCTTCCAACATACACCTTACTTAAAAACTGAATCAAAAGATAAAGGATACAAAATTGAGTCAGCAGGTAACGTACATCTTGAACCAATGGGCGTTTATTCTAAAAAATATAAAAAATTAACTGACTTACCAAAAGGCGCAACAGTATACGTATCAAACAACCCAGCTGAAGAAGGAAGATTCCTTTCATTCTTCGAAAAAGCAGGCTTAATTAAAATTAAAGACGGTGTTAACCCAGTAGATGCTAAATTTGATGACATTACAGAAAACAAAAAAGACATTAAATTTAACAACAAACAATCAGCTGAGTTCTTACCAAAATCTTACCAAGCAAATGAAGGAGATGCTACAATCATCAACTCTAACTTTGCTATCGAACAAGGCTTGAATCCAATGAAAGATTCAATCGCAGTAGAAGGTAAAGATTCACCATACGCTAACCTTATCGCAGTTCAAAAAGGACATAAAGATGATGAGAAAATTAAAGCATTAATGAAAGTATTACAATCAAAAGAAATCAAAGACTTCATCAACAAGAAATATGATGGAGCTGTAATTTCAGCGAAATAA
- the sufB gene encoding Fe-S cluster assembly protein SufB produces the protein MAKKSPEVGDYKYGFHDEDVSIFRSGRGLTEEIVRKISEMKDEPQWMLDFRLKSLKQFYKMPMPMWGGDLTELNFDEITYYVKPSERSERSWDEVPEEIKNTFDKLGIPEAEQKYLAGVSAQYESEVVYHNMEQDLEDQGIIFKDTDSALRENEDLFKEYFASVIPAADNKFSALNSAVWSGGSFIYVPKGVKLETPLQAYFRINSENMGQFERTLIIADEGSSVHYVEGCTAPVYTTNSLHSAVVEIVVKKDAYCRYTTIQNWANNVYNLVTKRTFVYENGTMEWIDGNLGSKLTMKYPSCFLLEEGARGMTLSIALAGKGQVQDAGAKMIHKAPNTSSTIVSKSISKNGGKVVYRGQVHFGRKATGARSNIECDTLIMDNESTSDTIPYNEILNDNISLEHEAKVSKVSEEQLFYLMSRGISEEEATEMIVMGFIEPFTKELPMEYAVEMNRLIKFEMEGSIG, from the coding sequence ATGGCTAAAAAATCACCAGAAGTTGGAGATTATAAATATGGTTTCCATGACGAAGATGTTTCGATTTTCCGTTCAGGTAGAGGTTTAACTGAAGAAATCGTTAGAAAAATATCTGAAATGAAAGATGAACCACAATGGATGTTAGATTTCCGTTTGAAATCTTTAAAACAATTCTACAAAATGCCTATGCCTATGTGGGGCGGGGACTTAACAGAATTGAATTTTGATGAAATCACATATTATGTTAAACCATCAGAACGTTCAGAACGTTCATGGGATGAAGTTCCAGAAGAAATTAAAAATACTTTTGATAAATTAGGTATTCCTGAAGCAGAGCAAAAATATCTTGCAGGTGTATCAGCACAATATGAATCAGAAGTTGTATACCATAACATGGAACAAGACTTAGAAGACCAAGGTATCATTTTCAAAGATACTGATTCAGCTCTACGTGAGAACGAAGATTTATTCAAAGAATATTTTGCATCAGTAATTCCTGCTGCAGATAACAAATTCTCAGCATTAAACTCAGCAGTATGGTCAGGTGGATCATTCATTTACGTACCTAAAGGCGTAAAACTTGAAACACCATTACAAGCATACTTCAGAATTAACTCTGAAAATATGGGTCAATTCGAAAGAACATTAATCATTGCAGATGAAGGTTCTTCAGTACACTACGTAGAAGGTTGTACTGCACCTGTTTATACAACAAATTCATTGCACTCAGCTGTTGTTGAAATCGTTGTAAAAAAAGATGCATATTGCCGTTATACAACAATCCAAAACTGGGCAAACAACGTTTATAACTTAGTTACAAAACGTACATTTGTTTATGAAAACGGAACGATGGAATGGATAGATGGTAATTTAGGTTCTAAATTAACAATGAAATATCCATCATGTTTCTTACTTGAAGAAGGCGCTAGAGGTATGACATTATCTATCGCACTTGCAGGTAAAGGACAAGTTCAAGATGCTGGCGCTAAAATGATTCATAAAGCACCAAACACTTCTTCAACTATCGTATCTAAATCAATTTCTAAAAATGGCGGTAAAGTTGTATACCGTGGACAAGTACACTTTGGACGTAAAGCTACTGGCGCTCGTTCTAACATTGAATGTGATACATTAATTATGGATAACGAATCAACATCAGATACTATTCCTTACAATGAAATCTTAAATGATAACATTTCATTAGAACACGAAGCGAAAGTTTCTAAAGTATCTGAAGAACAGTTATTCTACTTAATGAGCCGTGGTATTTCAGAAGAAGAAGCTACTGAAATGATCGTAATGGGCTTCATTGAACCATTTACAAAAGAATTACCAATGGAATATGCAGTTGAAATGAACCGACTAATCAAATTCGAAATGGAAGGTTCTATCGGCTAA
- a CDS encoding cysteine desulfurase, with the protein MNKGTERSDNVAESTFNVEKIIKDFPILEQQVNGKRLVYLDSSATSQTPTQVTESIVDYYNRYNSNVHRGVHTLGTLATDAYEKARETVRRFINAQYFEEIVFTRGTTSAINLVAHSYGDANVSEGDEIVVTQMEHHANIVPWQQLAKRTGAKLKFIPMTDSGELEKEAIDETITDNTKIVAVTHVSNVLGTINDVKYIAEVAHQHNAVIAVDGAQSAPHMKVDVQDLDVDFFSFSGHKMLGPTGIGALYGKRELLDKMEPIEFGGDMIDFVGLEDATWTDLPTKFEAGTPLIAEAIAWAEAIRYIDAVGLDNIHQHEYELVNYAYKEMSKIEGLEIYGPSPDKRAGLITFNVEGVHPHDLATALDSEGVAVRAGHHCAQPLMKCLNQSSTARASFYIYNTTEDVDMLIQALNRTKEFFSYEF; encoded by the coding sequence ATAAATAAAGGCACAGAAAGGTCTGATAATGTGGCCGAATCAACATTTAATGTAGAAAAAATAATAAAAGATTTTCCAATATTAGAACAACAGGTGAATGGTAAAAGACTTGTCTATTTAGACTCTTCAGCGACAAGTCAAACACCAACACAAGTTACTGAGAGTATTGTCGATTATTACAATCGTTATAACTCAAATGTACATCGTGGGGTTCATACACTTGGTACACTTGCAACGGACGCTTATGAAAAAGCACGTGAAACGGTAAGAAGATTTATAAACGCTCAATACTTTGAAGAAATCGTATTTACAAGAGGTACTACATCAGCAATCAATCTTGTTGCACATAGTTACGGAGATGCAAATGTTTCTGAAGGTGATGAAATTGTCGTTACCCAAATGGAACATCATGCCAATATCGTACCTTGGCAACAATTAGCTAAAAGAACTGGAGCTAAGCTGAAGTTTATCCCTATGACTGATAGTGGTGAACTTGAAAAAGAAGCGATTGATGAAACAATAACTGATAATACGAAAATTGTTGCTGTGACTCATGTTTCAAATGTATTAGGGACAATCAACGATGTTAAATATATAGCTGAAGTAGCACATCAACATAATGCAGTCATCGCTGTAGATGGTGCTCAGTCTGCACCTCATATGAAAGTTGACGTTCAAGACTTAGATGTAGATTTCTTTAGTTTTAGTGGACATAAAATGCTAGGTCCAACTGGTATCGGTGCATTATATGGTAAACGTGAACTGCTTGATAAGATGGAACCAATTGAATTTGGTGGGGACATGATTGACTTTGTTGGATTAGAAGATGCAACATGGACAGACTTACCTACTAAATTTGAAGCTGGAACACCACTTATCGCTGAAGCTATTGCATGGGCAGAAGCAATAAGATATATTGACGCTGTTGGACTTGATAATATCCATCAACATGAATATGAGCTTGTTAATTATGCATATAAAGAAATGTCAAAAATTGAAGGATTAGAAATTTACGGTCCATCACCAGATAAAAGAGCTGGATTAATCACTTTCAATGTTGAAGGCGTTCATCCGCATGATTTAGCCACTGCACTTGATTCAGAAGGTGTTGCAGTAAGAGCAGGTCATCACTGTGCGCAGCCATTAATGAAATGTTTAAACCAATCATCTACAGCTCGTGCAAGTTTCTATATTTATAATACTACTGAAGATGTTGATATGTTAATTCAGGCACTAAATAGAACGAAGGAGTTTTTCTCTTATGAGTTTTAA
- a CDS encoding methionine ABC transporter permease — protein sequence MNKSFGDIITEMVTMPNVQWGAVWEALYETLYMTVISTVFTLVFGLILGTLLFLTSRGTSKTSRVFYSIVSFIVNLFRAIPFIILILLLLPFTDILLGTISGPKGALPALIIGASPFYARLVEIGMKEIDKGVIEAAVSMGATTWTVVTKVLLKESLPALVSGITVTAIALVGSTAIAGVIGAGGLGNLAYLTGFTRNQNDVILVSTILILVIVFVIQFIGDIIVKKIDKR from the coding sequence ATGAATAAGTCATTTGGCGATATTATTACAGAAATGGTTACAATGCCGAATGTTCAATGGGGTGCTGTTTGGGAAGCGTTATATGAAACTTTATATATGACAGTTATTTCTACAGTGTTTACATTAGTATTTGGTTTAATTTTAGGTACTTTATTGTTTTTAACATCTAGAGGTACAAGTAAAACTTCAAGAGTATTTTATTCAATTGTTTCATTTATAGTGAATTTATTTAGAGCAATACCGTTCATTATCTTAATTCTACTATTATTACCATTTACAGATATATTATTAGGTACGATTAGTGGTCCAAAAGGCGCATTGCCAGCATTGATTATTGGTGCTTCACCATTCTATGCAAGATTAGTAGAAATTGGTATGAAAGAAATTGATAAAGGTGTTATTGAAGCGGCTGTTTCAATGGGCGCTACAACATGGACAGTTGTAACTAAAGTGTTACTTAAAGAATCACTACCTGCTTTAGTTTCAGGTATTACGGTAACAGCCATTGCATTAGTTGGTTCTACAGCTATTGCAGGTGTTATTGGTGCAGGTGGATTAGGTAACTTAGCTTATTTAACAGGATTCACACGAAATCAAAATGATGTCATTTTAGTTTCAACAATACTTATTTTAGTTATAGTATTTGTCATCCAATTTATTGGAGATATAATAGTTAAAAAAATTGATAAACGATAA
- a CDS encoding methionine ABC transporter ATP-binding protein: MIELNKVVKTFKTKKGDITAVDHVDLNIDKGSIYGVIGFSGAGKSTLIRMFNGLETPTEGEVIVDGANIGQLSKRELRAKRQKVSMIFQHFNLLWSRTVKDNIAFPLEIAGVSKSEIEEKTKELIKRVGLEGRESAYPSQLSGGQKQRVGIARALANDPHVLLCDEATSALDPQTTDEILDLLVDINKELDLTIILITHEMHVIRKICDYVAVMENGKFVEQGEVINVFNNPQTYVTKRFVKDDMKVDDLQRTLEDFRKEQPDGEVWKLNFVGGTSSEPVLANIIKKYNVDINVIEGDVKLTQNGTFGHMIVHLPQGDYAKDQIKQELNDLGVKVEVDVNE; the protein is encoded by the coding sequence TTGATTGAGTTAAATAAAGTTGTAAAGACTTTCAAAACTAAAAAAGGTGACATAACAGCTGTTGACCATGTTGACTTAAATATAGATAAAGGTAGTATATATGGCGTGATTGGCTTTTCTGGAGCTGGGAAAAGTACGTTAATTAGAATGTTTAACGGATTAGAAACACCTACTGAAGGTGAAGTGATTGTCGATGGTGCTAATATTGGTCAGCTATCGAAAAGAGAGCTTAGAGCAAAAAGACAAAAAGTAAGCATGATTTTCCAACACTTTAATTTACTTTGGTCTAGAACAGTGAAAGACAACATCGCATTTCCATTAGAAATTGCGGGTGTATCTAAAAGTGAAATAGAAGAAAAAACAAAAGAACTTATTAAAAGAGTTGGTTTAGAAGGTCGTGAAAGTGCATATCCTTCTCAATTGTCTGGTGGACAAAAACAAAGAGTCGGTATTGCGAGAGCATTAGCAAATGACCCTCACGTATTATTATGTGATGAAGCTACAAGTGCACTAGATCCTCAAACGACTGATGAAATTTTAGATTTATTAGTAGATATTAATAAAGAATTAGATTTAACAATTATACTTATTACGCACGAGATGCATGTTATTCGAAAAATATGCGACTATGTTGCCGTTATGGAAAATGGTAAATTTGTTGAACAAGGTGAAGTCATCAATGTGTTCAACAATCCACAAACATATGTTACAAAACGCTTTGTTAAAGATGACATGAAAGTAGACGATCTGCAAAGAACGTTAGAAGACTTTAGAAAAGAACAGCCAGATGGTGAAGTTTGGAAATTAAACTTTGTTGGTGGTACAAGTTCTGAACCAGTATTAGCTAACATCATTAAAAAATACAACGTTGATATTAACGTTATTGAAGGTGACGTTAAGTTAACTCAAAACGGAACATTTGGACATATGATTGTTCATTTACCTCAAGGAGACTATGCTAAAGATCAAATTAAACAAGAATTAAATGATTTAGGCGTGAAAGTTGAGGTGGATGTAAATGAATAA
- a CDS encoding thioredoxin family protein translates to MKHTEKLTDIYKHFDESIHLLFGYTPTCGTCKVSERMLDIANQVTDLPINKCDLNFYPEFCKDFEIQSVPVLFIMKKDKVIHRIYAFQSVPYLVENIQKVIDDENLS, encoded by the coding sequence ATGAAACACACAGAAAAATTGACCGATATATACAAGCATTTTGATGAATCAATACATTTACTATTTGGATATACGCCAACTTGTGGGACTTGTAAAGTTTCCGAAAGAATGTTGGATATTGCTAATCAAGTGACAGATTTACCTATTAATAAGTGTGACTTGAATTTCTATCCTGAGTTTTGTAAAGACTTTGAAATTCAATCTGTACCTGTATTGTTCATTATGAAAAAAGATAAAGTTATACATCGAATATATGCTTTTCAGTCCGTTCCTTATTTAGTTGAGAATATTCAAAAAGTTATTGACGATGAAAACTTATCATGA
- the sufD gene encoding Fe-S cluster assembly protein SufD, protein MATETKLNINVEDLVNYSASQNEPQWMTDLRKDSFQKLETLEMPKPDKTKIDRWSFDTFNTHAVESDTFESIEALPESVQKIIDTENAKNLIVQHNNTPAFTKVDDKLTEQGVVIKDLKTALVENSDLVQKYFMTDAVKVDEHRLTALHAALVNGGVFVYVPKKVVVEDPIQYVVLHDDSDASFFNHAIIVTEESAEVTYVENYLSTVPANDGQLNIISEVIAGPNSKITYGTVDFMDKGFTGHIIRRGTADNDATIDWALGLMNDGSTINDNTTYLMGDRSNCNLKTVVVGRGEQKQNFTTQIIQYGKESIGHILKHGVMKDSSSSIFNGIGYIKHGGTKADAQQESRVLMLSEKARGDANPILLIDEDDVTAGHAASVGRVDPTQLYYLMSRGISREEAERLVIHGFLDPVVSALPIEGVKRQLRDVIELKVTTQI, encoded by the coding sequence ATGGCAACTGAAACAAAGTTAAATATTAACGTTGAAGACTTAGTTAATTATTCAGCATCTCAAAATGAACCACAATGGATGACTGATTTAAGAAAAGATAGTTTTCAAAAATTAGAAACATTAGAAATGCCTAAACCAGATAAAACTAAAATAGATAGATGGAGTTTTGATACATTCAATACTCACGCAGTTGAAAGTGATACATTTGAATCTATCGAAGCTTTACCAGAATCAGTACAAAAAATTATCGATACTGAAAATGCTAAAAACTTAATTGTTCAACATAATAATACACCTGCTTTTACTAAAGTAGACGACAAATTAACTGAACAAGGTGTTGTAATTAAAGATTTAAAAACAGCATTAGTTGAAAATAGCGATTTAGTACAAAAATACTTTATGACTGACGCAGTTAAAGTAGATGAACATAGATTAACAGCATTACATGCAGCACTTGTAAATGGTGGCGTGTTTGTATATGTTCCTAAGAAAGTCGTAGTAGAAGATCCTATCCAATATGTAGTGTTACATGATGATAGCGATGCAAGTTTCTTCAATCATGCAATTATTGTAACTGAAGAAAGTGCAGAAGTGACTTATGTTGAGAACTATTTATCAACGGTACCTGCAAATGATGGACAATTAAACATTATTTCTGAAGTAATTGCTGGACCTAACTCTAAAATTACTTACGGAACAGTAGACTTCATGGATAAAGGATTTACTGGTCATATTATCCGTCGTGGAACTGCTGATAATGACGCTACAATTGATTGGGCTTTAGGCTTAATGAATGATGGTAGTACAATTAATGACAACACAACATATTTAATGGGTGACCGCTCAAACTGTAATTTAAAAACAGTAGTAGTTGGACGTGGAGAACAAAAACAAAACTTCACAACACAAATTATTCAATATGGTAAAGAATCAATTGGTCATATCCTGAAACATGGTGTAATGAAAGATAGTTCATCATCTATCTTTAACGGAATTGGCTATATCAAACACGGTGGAACTAAAGCTGATGCACAACAAGAATCACGTGTATTAATGCTTTCAGAAAAAGCGCGTGGAGATGCTAACCCAATTTTATTAATTGATGAAGATGATGTAACAGCTGGACATGCTGCATCTGTTGGTAGAGTGGACCCTACACAACTTTACTATTTAATGAGTAGAGGTATATCTCGTGAAGAAGCAGAAAGATTAGTTATACACGGATTCTTAGATCCAGTTGTATCTGCATTGCCAATTGAAGGCGTTAAACGTCAATTACGTGATGTTATTGAACTTAAAGTAACTACGCAAATATAA
- a CDS encoding glyoxalase/bleomycin resistance/extradiol dioxygenase family protein yields MTNLYPYLKFESTKDALEYYETVFGATDINRLAVGQEQAAQFGVSEEEAPNLTMHSDFNVAGLKLMASDAFGDEIIVGSNISLMIDYDINNKEQDEVAQNLFDKVKDHESITVEMPLEKQFWGGKMGAFTDKYGIKWMIHGQQQQ; encoded by the coding sequence ATGACAAATTTATATCCATATTTAAAGTTTGAAAGTACGAAAGATGCATTAGAATATTACGAAACAGTTTTTGGTGCAACAGATATTAATAGATTAGCGGTTGGACAAGAACAAGCTGCACAATTTGGTGTGAGTGAAGAAGAAGCACCTAATTTAACAATGCATTCAGACTTTAATGTCGCAGGATTAAAATTAATGGCATCTGATGCATTTGGTGATGAAATTATTGTAGGAAGCAATATTAGTTTAATGATAGATTATGACATCAATAATAAAGAACAAGACGAAGTTGCTCAAAACTTGTTTGATAAAGTAAAAGATCATGAATCTATTACAGTTGAAATGCCACTTGAAAAACAATTTTGGGGCGGAAAAATGGGCGCATTCACAGATAAGTATGGTATAAAGTGGATGATACACGGACAACAACAACAGTAA